The genomic window GTTCTACCGAGGCATGTACCTTGGTGGTCGAAGTGGTAGGACGCCCGCATGAAATTCAAGAGATCCAGGAGATTTGAACCTGGctgatttttttgcaataaaatacttgacagtttttattttgtagagGGGGGATATTATATATGCATCTAAAggtattaatattactattttggTTCCATGACTGTGTTTTAAGTCTGACGAATATGCGGCACGCAGTttgagttggaaattgtaaaaattaaaaattattattcggcatCAAAAACCGCCTGTGACTAATATAAACCTtctatttttgtgtaaaaatttataactgatattaataaataaaaacaaaattctttcaGGTTATAATACTTAAGGGTATAATATATACttcgtaaaaaatattacatgtaaagaatgcaaaagtttttaccttttttcaaatttttatttatttatgtttcatatttatttttatttatttatatttttaaaacttatcgatttaatcaaaaaattataaatataaaaaagccTTTCTATAAGCCACCGTTGTTATTAGTGTGTACAAAGTAATGATatctattattaattgttacaatattcaaacattttaattctcttaaccgagagggtttccgAATTGATGCCATGTGCGTcttgggcactttgccgacgttttgcaaacattgcagcttgcatcatcagggctgagagctccgatactgagctcccttccggaaaccctctcggttaacGATATCAATGGCTACGAAAGCCTCAAGACTGGAATATTAATTCTCTTATTCGTTCCTCTTTAGTGAACGGGATAAATTATAGATCACATTCATAATAGCAGAACGGAATTTTTTAGATGAAATCTCATAGATAATGAGTTTTTTATTGGTTATAAGGCGGTGAGCTAAACGTGGTAGGGAGAGCTCTTTATTCGATGGATTATCTTCACATCATTACTGTTATGTCTTCACATCGACATGGGTTCAGTGTCTTACTACTCACAAGGGCACTGTAGTGTGGGGAATCACTTAAAATTCACTCACTGAGTTTCGTCTTtcgtttatgaatttatttctttcgaaGTAACAAAGGTTCAATCCACTCGCATGATAATCAATGTTCACGTGTGACGTGATATTTTGTATGTGCGTGAGATGACACGCTTCGTCGCGACAAACGCCTCAGGGAAGCAGCGGCCCTGAGTCTAAAGAGACGACGCCTAGGGGTAGCTGTCCCGAGTCGCGAACTCGCTTAGATATTCTTAGTCGAGGAAGATCGGACCGTTCGGACACTGCTAGGCTCGGACttgacacgttcgagcgattTCTGTTGCGCGTTTCGTAATCTGATGGAATCGATCCCTCATCCTTGGGCACGCCGTTCTTATAACTTCTGATTCCCGACCCTTCGTCCTGATTGGCACTCAGGTCGGGTAGGCGTACGTCCAGGATAACAAATCGAAACCGACCAGTTTTTAGTTTGACGAATGAGCTGTGAACAACTAAGACAACGATCGCCGCACCTAGGATGACGAACGCGACAATAGCCGTTCCCGGGTCATCGTTTTTATGGTTTAAGAGTCCGACGCCGCGGCGTCGGACCCTTTATCGCCTTTCAAGGAATGCATGTGTACAAACATTCGGCAATTGTCCGAAACTCGCCCGTTATCTCCTCGGCTATGAATTATATCGTTCGTtttttagaaagtgaaatatataatatgattcATAGCTATGAATGGTCATTTTGACATTATCGAACTGTGTAAGTGTGGGTCGTGCACGACattggtgtgtgtgtgtgtacataacaTACTCCCCCCGTTGAGAGGGTGAGCCGATCAACTATTCGCATAATGTAATCAATGTTATTTGTACATTCAAATGATGAGTTTATAAATCGAATGGTTATAATCTTGGGATCAGTTTACAATTGTTTTCACGACAATATCAAGGGGCTGACGTCCTGAGTCGATCCGTGATAACGCTTACAGTGGTTTTTCGCATATTGTGTTTGATCATGTATTTACGCAAATCATTACATGACTATCGCTCGATGGGAAGTGGACATAAGGCCCTTGCCGCTCGCTTGATGATGCCGGTTGCAGTTTTTATGGAGGCGGCTCGTACTATTCCGTCTGCGCCCGGATGTGTTTCTACGATTCTGCCTAGCATCCATTGATTACAGGGCAGATTTTTGTCCTTTATGCAGACAATACTCCCCGCTTCGAGCTTGGGTCCATCTTTCGTCCATTTGTTCCGGATTTGGAGTTCATTTAAATACTCCAGGTTCCATCGAGCCCAGAAGTCCTGTCGGATCTTCGAGATGTGTTGCCAAACAGATAGCCGGTTAACTGGAACACATGACAAATCGCCCTCCGGAAGGGTCGTCAACGGTTTGCCGATTAAGTAATGAGCGGGGGTTAACACAAGCAAGTCATTCGGATCTGATGATAGAGATGTGATCGGCCGTGAGTTAAGAATGCCTTCGACTTCAGTAATAAATGTATTCAATTGTTCAAATGTGAATAACGAATCTCCTACCACTCGTTTGAAGTGGTGTTTGAAAAGTTTAACCATCGACTCCCAAATTCCACCGAAATGTGGAGCGGCGGGAGGTATAAAGTGCCATGTAATTTTATGATCGCTTATGAATTTATTTAGAACGGTCTGATGTTGTTCAGAATTGAACAACGCATACAGTTCCTTGAGTTGGTTATTCGCGCCCACGAAATTGCTGCCGTTATCGGAGTGAATATGCGCTGGCATTCCGCGCCTTGCAATAAATCGTCGCAACGCTGCAATAAAACCCTCGGACGACAAATCGCTCACGAGTTCGAGATGCACCGCCTTGATTGACATGCACACGAATATGCAGATGTATACCTTGATTCGCGTTCGATTTCTATACTTTCTTTCCTTAATGTAAAACGGCCCACAGAAATCAATACCGGTGTTAGTGAACGGTATTGCTTCCTGTACGCGTGCGATTGGGAGATTTCCCATTTTGTGCTCGACTACTTGGGCATTGAATCGGAAACAACGCGCGCAGGAGCGTATAATTTTCCGTACTTGATTCCTGCCATCGAGTAACCAAAATTTTTGACGAACGAGGTGTAATGTAGTTACTATACCGGGATGATAATGTCTTTCGTGTGTTTCGCGAATAATACTATCAGTTAAGCTATGCCGGCTAGGAAGCAAAATCTGATGTTTTTGCGCGAAAGACATATTCGAGGCTTGTAGCCGTCCTCCGACTCTGATTACTCCGTTTTCGTCCAAAAATGGGTTCAACTTCGCGATTTTATTTGTGTGACtcaaattgttcttttttaatttcgcGATCTCGTCGGCGAAACGGCTAGCCTGTAGCCACCTTAATACTCGAATTTCGGCTTCGTCTAGCTCCTTCGCGTGTAATGGACCGGAGTATTCATTACGGGGCCGGAAACGACGGCAGTACGCGACAATTTTACGCAATTTGTAATAGGAGgcatgtttattaattaatccgaATCCGAAATCGTGTGCCTCGGTTATTAGACATACATTCTTTTTTAGTTCTGGTATTTCAATTATTTGGGGATCTTGTTTTGGCCATTTGTCTTCCTCCTCGACCAACCACGAAGGCCCGGACGACCACACCTTATTCTGGGTAAACGCTCGTGGTAATTGTCCTCTCGAAATTGCGTCCGCGGGGTTATCTGCAGTTCTGACATGTCGCCATTCATGTGATCCGGTGATTTCCTGAATGCTTTCTACGCGATTCGCGACGTACGTCTTTAATAAGTACGACGATGTGTTTAACCAATGCAATACTATAGTCGAGTCCGACcaaaaaacgattttgtttaTGGGAAAATCTAGCACgtcttttatttctttgtataaTTGCGCTACTATTAATGCGCCGCACAACTCAAGCCGTGGTATAGTGACTGTTTTTAATGGTGCTACTCGCGATTTTGCGCACAGTAGTCTAACTATTGTGTCTCCGCATTCTCCCGTCGAACGCACGTATATGCATGCACCGTAGCCTACATTGCTCGCGTCACAAAATCCGTGCAATTGTACGTCTTGACAATTTTCAATTAGCAGTTTACGCGGGAAGGAAACTCGACTCATTGCTTCCCATTGTTTTATAAACTCTAACCATTCGGTATATATGTTTTGTGGCACAGACTCGTCCCACTGTAGACCACACCGCCACACGTCttgcattattttcttaatgtatAGAATAATCGGGCCTAATAATCCTAAAGGATCAAATATCTTCGCGATTTCGGATAATATACTTCTTTTGGTAATTTTTCCGATATTTTTAATCGGATTCGTCGAGTAATATATTCCGTCATCGCGTGTATTCCACGATACGCCCAATGTTTTTAGAGCGCGATCTGTATTTAACGCGAAATTCTCGTGTAACGCGTTCATCGGTAAATCATTAATTACGCGTTTGTCGTTGGACGCCCACTGTCTTATACTAAACCCGCCGAGAGCTAGTAATGATATTATATCGTCTCGTAATTTTCGAGCCTCGTCTATTGTCTCAGTGCCGGTTAATAGATCATCTACGTATAAATGTGACTCGATTACTTCGGCTGCTCGCGGATATGACGATCGTTCGTCGTCTGCTAGTTTTTGGATGGTTCGAATTGCCAGGAACGGCGAAGATGCAATCCCGAAAGTGAGCGTATTTAATTGGAACGTTTTTATTTTCCCGTTTTTGCGCCATAATATGCGCTGATAGCGTCGATCTTCGTCGTGTACGAGTATTTGTCTGTACATCTTTTCGATGTCTGCTGTTAAGACGTAATTGTAAGAACGGAAGCGAAGTAAATGCGAAATTAACTTGTCTTGTACGGTCGGGCCTACCATCAGCGCATCGTTTAAAGATGTACCGTTACTTGTCTTTGCCGATGCGTCGAACACTACTCGCACTCTCGTAGTATTGCTTGATTCTTTAATTACCGAGTGATGAGGCATATAATAACCGTCATCTTCAGGTTCCTCGATTTCGGACATGTGGTTTAGATTTATATATTCGTCTATTACTTTAGTATACTCGATTTTTAATGTACTGTTCGCGTTAAGTTTGCGTTCCAATGCCGATAAACGTTTAAGCGCGATGACTCGGGAATCGCCGAGACGGGCGTTAATTTTTCGAAACGGTAAGCGAACTATGTATCGACCGTCTTCGTTACGCGATACCGTTCTTTGATAATGTTCTTCACATGCGATTTCCTCTGGGGAAAGTGATTTATTTGTCGCGACCTCTTCGATTTTCCAAAATTTAGAGATTAATTCTTCTAAACGCGTTAAATGACATATTGGATTTGCTGGTCTTTGCGATGTCGCATTCCCGGCGATTACCCATCCGAGTCGCGTCTTTTGTATGTAAAGATCGTGTTTTTCGTTTGATAAACTTATTTGACCGACTGCGAACAAGGAAAGCGTCGCTCCGGAACCGATTAATAAGTCGACCGGCTGCGGTAAATGGAAGTCTGGATCTGCGAGTCTGATATTTCGCGGTATTCTAACTGAGTTACGTGGGAATGTTTCGGATGGAACGAAATCGGTAATCGACGGAATTGTTAAACACGTCAGACTTTTTGTAAAATCGTCGTGTATGGATTGTATTGTGATATGCACTATGCCTTTCGACTCAGTGCTTGTGCCATTAATTGCGCTAATTGATAACGATTGCATCGTCACAGGCAATTTTAAACGATTTACCATCGATTCCGTAATAAAATTAGCAGTGGCACAAGTATCCAAGAGTGCACGACATTTGATTTGCTTGTGATTATCGCCTTGAATGTAAATTAATGCGCTCGTCATTAATTGTGGTGTAGAAACGTGTAAGGTCGCGAAATTCATTGTTCGATTGTCGGTTAGTCATTCGGTCTTAGTGCCGGACTCCTCGGTATTTGATGCAGTCGCTTTGATCGGTTTCGAGAAATTGTCAAGATGCAACAGCGTATTGTGCCGTTTTTGACAAATTGtgcaattagaaaatttgcACGGGCTTTCGCGGTGGGAACGTAAACAGTTGTAACATAATTTTGCGCGTTTTACCGTTTCTATACGCTTTGGCACAGGTAATTGCTTGAATTCATCGCACAAATAAAGCGGATGTCGCTTAGTTTTGCATGTCACGCAATTACGCGACGCGTTTGTTACAAAAATTCGATTCGCCGGGTGCATTCGCTTTCTTTTTGCCGCGGGCTCGCCGATAGTTTTATCTGAATCGTATGTCTTTGTCTTCTCGCGTCTCGATGCACAGACCGCGGTTTTGTATATGAACTCGTACAATTGGTCTAAATTCGGAAGTTCCTCTCTGTCTAAAGTCGCCTCCCACTTATTTAACGTATTTTTCGGCAGTTTGCTTTCAAGTAGGTAGACGATCACATCGGATCCGACCGATGCTCCTAACGCGGATAACGAAGCGAGATGTTGTTGAGTTTCATCTGCCAATTTAGTCAAGCCGGCGGTGGTTTCCTTATCTAATACCGGTAAGTTTACGATGCACGAAATGTGCCGCTGAACTAGAATTCGTTTAACTTCATAAGAGCGTTCTAATAACTCCCATGCTTTCGCGTAACTTATTCCGTCTatctcaagaatttttattttatttgcagctTCTCCCCTTAACGCCGatcttaaataatgtaatttgtcAATGTCTGTTAGATCGTTCTGATCGCCGATCATGCTACGAAAGGCATTTTTAAACGATAGCCAACCTTCAAATTTGCCGTCGAAGGTAGGCAGCGGCGCCTCGGGTAGTTTGATTCGCCGTTTTTTCGCGGTGGTTATGGAATCCGCGACAGCGCTCTGTGATCCGTTACTCGACGTGCCGGGATCCGACGTGCTCCCAACGTTCACGATGTTCTCGATTCTGCCCGCGAGATCGAAAAACCGGGTTTGTAGAGTTAAAAATTCCTCCTGATTGTTATCATTCGGATCCAAGATCGCGAGTTCGTCGTTTTGTTCCTCAAACGCGTGGTATACTTCGGTTAAACGGGCAATCCGCAGTTTTATTGCAGCATTATCTAACGCATTCTTATCGAGGAGATTCGTTAAATTCGTTATCTGCGACTTCAATGAAGTCCGTTTTTGTAATAGAAGCTTGACTCTATCAGGCATTTTAGCGACCGTAATAAATTGAATTCGAATGGCTTACTTTATGTGTGATTGCTCGATGTTCGGTATTCCCCGCTCAACTCTTTGGCTGATCTGATTCGGTCGACCCGTGATGCGCTCGTCTGTTGAAGACTGGCTGGTGTCGTGTATGTGGAAGGCCGTTGTCGTGTATGTAGAAGGTTTCCGTCCCGCTTGCTCGTCCTCTGCGTAGATCGTGAAACCTCACAGGAGGCACCAAAATGTAGTGTGGGGAATCACTTAAAATTCACTCACTGAGTTTCGTCTTtcgtttatgaatttatttctttcgaaGTAACAAAGGTTCAATCCACTCGCATGATAATCAATGTTCACGTGTGACGTGATATTTTGTATGTGCGTGAGATGACACGCTTCGTCGCGACAAACGCCTCAGGGAAGCAGCGGCCCTGAGTCTAAAGAGACGACGCCTAGGGGTAGCTGTCCCGAGTCGCGAACTCGCTTAGATATTCTTAGTCGAGGAAGATCGGACCGTTCGGACACTGCTAGGCTCGGACttgacacgttcgagcgattTCTGTTGCGCGTTTCGTAATCTGATGGAATCGATCCCTCATCCTTGGGCACGCCGTTCTTATAACTTCTGATTCCCGACCCTTCGTCCTGATTGGCACTCAGGTCGGGTAGGCGTACGTCCAGGATAACAAATCGAAACCGACCAGTTTTTAGTTTGACGAATGAGCTGTGAACAACTAAGACAACGATCGCCGCACCTAGGATGACGAACGCGACAATAGCCGTTCCCGGGTCATCGTTTTTATGGTTTAAGAGTCCGACGCCGCGGCGTCGGACCCTTTATCGCCTTTCAAGGAATGCATGTGTACAAACATTCGGCAATTGTCCGAAACTCGCCCGTTATCTCCTCGGCTATGAATTATATCGTTCGTtttttagaaagtgaaatatataatatgattcATAGCTATGAATGGTCATTTTGACATTATCGAACTGTGTAAGTGTGGGTCGTGCACGACattggtgtgtgtgtgtgtacataacaggcaccacacacaacccgggtcaccgattttgatgaaactttacagttatgtagtattagtatagaagtactaaatgctaaacggagacgatgcactactcaaccgttgacgtgaaatcgttgtttgaatttcaccatatagctttaataccgtaacattgaaggagtttggcaagtagcagcgtggtgtggcggacagcgcgagcgcctatagttttgcaggtcgcggccgtcgcgggttcgagtccacaagtttttttttttcttttacccagtactcttattgttacaatatatatatatatatatatatatatatatatatatatatatatatataataaaatatataataaataatacacagatatagatataataatacgcaaaaaatcttctctgcattcgaacttttgttagtttactttatatacattatatatatatatatatatatatatatatatatatatatatatatatatacacacacatagatttatatggatggcgagatatttatatgatatatttgattgtgagagttaatatgcatatttatttatgtgtaagtacaaaaacaattacaaatgaatttattcgtcgtcttgctctgtaattttgcacactttcgggtgataataatcataaaaacaagtaaaacataaaactgatttacaccacgaacattttataaatccaattttttcgcaagcacattttttttcaataatgcataaaagacataaaagacataaaagacattcttaaaactagctgtgaattttattacttgtttttgtaattattatgacccgaaagtgtgcaaaattacagagcaagacgacgaataaattcatttgtaattgtttttgtacttacacataaataaatatgcatattaactctcacaatcaaatatatcatataaatatctcgccatctatataaatctatgtgtgtgatatatatatatatatatatatatatatatatatatatatatataaatgtatataaagtaaactaacaaaagttcgaatgcagagaagattttttgcgtattattatatctatatctgtgtattatttattatatattttattatatatatatatattgtaacaataagagtactgggtaaaagaaaaaaaagaaaaaacttgtggactcgaacccgcgacggctgcgacctgcaaaactataggcgctcgcgctgtccgccacaccacgctgctacttgccaaactccttcaatgttacggtattaaagctatatggtgaaattcaaacaacgatttcacgtcaacggttgagtagtgcatcgtctccgtttagcatttagtacttctatactaatactacataactgtaaagtttcatcaaaatcggtgacccgggttgtgtgtggtgcccttgtcaGTTGGCCTGCTTTCCGTTTTTTATAAGTTtcatgttttaaattaatttaactttgttgACTTTAATACTTTTGCTCCATCTTTAGACTATCATGaacgataataattaattccatACACTTGACTTTTTGAGCTTGCGGGAGGAGGTTTAAATGCCGAGTTACTATTGTGGATGTGATCTATAAGTTACGCCATTCACTGTAGACGATCTAATAAAAGGATCGAAACGTTTGGATATTGTAACATTAATAGgatattattactttgtatgcACTAATAACAACTATGGCTTATAGAAAGgcttttatatttgtaattaatttgattgatttatttgagttatatttacattgtattttattattgtttttattatacaatacactgactaaattaatttgaaaaatactttcCCTCATTTTCTATAACCTTTTGTCAGACAACTATTAAATTCCTTCGCAAAAGAAAAATGGGGTTTGAAGTAGAGtcttatataaagagagaagcaattgatgtccgaagctctgatttgtaatctgattgatacttgattggctaagcgagcagccatattgtgaccacaactgtttgcagaatgatacgaatggtgtttgatgatgTTAGAGCACCTCCGCATCGCTAGCTGTCGGACTaacagatataacaattttgaaggtgCCATTTGTTTGCTAGTCATTTGCTAGTGattgcatgtttttttgttttgtttgcatattaattagtttaaacaaaaaatcgaaattaaaatttggacaagTAAAAAGTCGTTTTAGTCTTTAATTCGTGATTTCCTGAATAATTCAGTATCGAATCGTTTGGTAGTCGTTTGCTAGTTccaaatatataagtattattttaattatatcgataaataatgtactaatttatttattaataaatgagatTTTATAGTAACTTTAACCTTAGGTGACTCGATCACTTTCTAGGTGACTCGATCACCTAGAAAGTTACCAGGGCTAAAGTTACTATAGAAatcccatttattaataaatgaattattacattatttattgatataaattagaataatacttatatattcggAACTAGCAAACGATTcgacactgaattattcaagAAATCACGAGATAAAGGCTAAAACGGCTTTTTActtgtccaaattttaattttgattttatgcCACCCACAGATTTTACTGGAGATAAAACTAGCGCATGCGCATCGAGTCACCTAGAAAGTTACTAAGGCTAAAGTTACTATAAAAATcccttttattaataaatgaattattacattatttatcgatataattagaataatactgGGTGACacccttttggacacagcacgattggacaccaccactcacagcgcttgaccagtggaaaaactctaggcatcggccgccatgagtggtggtgtccaatcgtgcgcaccccataatacttatatattcggaactagcaaacgactagcaaacgaTTCGACACTGAATTATTCAGGAAATCATGAGGTAAAGGCTAAAACGACTTTTTGCTTGTCCAAAtttgtccaaattttaatttcgattttttgtttaaactaattaatatacaaacgaaacaaaaaaacatgcaaacactAGCAAACGAATGAcaccttcaaaattgttatatctgttAGTCCGATAGCTGGCGGCGCGGAGgtcgttagagcggtcccaaaatgggatggaggactcaattggatactgaaagttgtggtgggggtttgatgtcgcttctctctttatataggactctagttggAAGGGTAAGACCCAGAGATCACCAATCACGTAATATAACgaaaatactctaggcatcggccgctatgattggtggggtccaatcgggtctgtgcgcaattGGGACACTCCcccgttatataacagttatatagtTGACTGGGAAATTACCAGATCTCAGTTGCGTTTTCTTCCATTCCGAGCGCCTCGAGAAGCAGAGTTGATTACGCCGGTAACGGTGTGGTGGTctcatagacataggatctctAGGGCCCGAtttttcattatccggttaacttatggttaaatttaacctgatgttttatccaatgagctttacccatgatgatgccataggtgaagctcattggttaaaacatcaagttaagtttaaccacaagttaaccagataatgaaaaaccgggcctagGACTGACAAGGGAAACCCTTGAAAGTAATCtcgccgattttaataaaattttcttcttcttaGGCAATATTGGCACCCGTTTCTGAACCTTGCACCAGAAGCGTTAGGCTGGATCTTCATAGGTCTAGTTTCCACTGATACGCTCAATTCGGTTTCACTTCGGTGAgcaccattgaactatactctaactggaatgggcactgccatataacattcgtaagcggaaaacgtgatagaaatagcatgatgcgaggggccacctctctttttctaagcgtcctctgcgcatgcgtcagcattcaccttacatttctactcaaaagttaaatttcttctttgttttcatgttgatacagcatgtaacggaattcgtggaaacgaggaagaaattaacttttacttaaaaagttacttaaatacttaaaaaaatacaatacaattttgcttttgttttatttatgtatgtcactcaagtcgctcgtttatctattcttatgtgccggtactgcaaaactttctaacgtgactcTACTGataaagagaggtggcccttcgaaatgactctctctcgtcacgttttctggcggctagtgcccattccagttagagtatagttcaatggtgaGCACCCAGTACCCGCATACATgatttacaccgaacacttgacacgcatactaacaagcaactttctattaaattgtcttaatttcgacaatacgtgtaaatgtatacgtgatatctatatttaattaattatcttgattcatattgtaccaacttaatatactattcattaaatttattaccgaaattaagataattgaatagaaagttactaaatattacgcgtatcaagtatttgGTGTAAACAAAGGCATGGAATGAAATAAGGGCttgttacttgttagtatgcgtgtcaagtgttcggtgtaaactaggtcaagTACAGGTTGGCACTACTCAGTTTTAACAATTGGCAACCGTTTCCACCGGGTTCAATTCGCTCCACTAGAACTTGTGGATCGAAGTAAGAGTGAAGTGAGCTCAATCCGACATGTTTCTATCGACTTCAATTTGGTTCTACACCGGATTGGATGCGGATTAATGCCTCGATGGAAACTAAACCATACAGACACTGGCGTTTTGACACCGAGTGCTGATTGGTGAAAAACTAATAAAACTAGTACTATTTATCCCCACCAGCCATTTTTCACCAATCAACGTTTGATGACAAAGCGCCGATGTCTGCATAAGGATCCAGGCTTACGGCCATCCctcaagtaaaaaatattgaaagcaaAGTCAAGAACTTTCGAGttgtgtttaaataaaaatcggtaTTAGAAAACAAAGTCAGTGTCAGATAATCAGTTAAGAAATCAAAGCAACATCAATTGCTCCGGCTGGCTGATTGTGTTGCAATCGacggttaaaaaaatattttggtaaCGGACAAACACGTCCGAAGTGTCCCAACACGCTAACAGTCCCAAACGgactcaaaataaaatttatgggtgtgtagtatttacTCAAGTTTTTGAGGACTGGCAGTAATGCTCGGGTAGA from Solenopsis invicta isolate M01_SB chromosome 2, UNIL_Sinv_3.0, whole genome shotgun sequence includes these protein-coding regions:
- the LOC120356999 gene encoding uncharacterized protein LOC120356999 gives rise to the protein MNFATLHVSTPQLMTSALIYIQGDNHKQIKCRALLDTCATANFITESMVNRLKLPVTMQSLSISAINGTSTESKGIVHITIQSIHDDFTKSLTCLTIPSITDFVPSETFPRNSVRIPRNIRLADPDFHLPQPVDLLIGSGATLSLFAVGQISLSNEKHDLYIQKTRLGWVIAGNATSQRPANPICHLTRLEELISKFWKIEEVATNKSLSPEEIACEEHYQRTVSRNEDGRYIVRLPFRKINARLGDSRVIALKRLSALERKLNANSTLKIEYTKVIDEYINLNHMSEIEEPEDDGYYMPHHSVIKESSNTTRVRVVFDASAKTSNGTSLNDALMVGPTVQDKLISHLLRFRSYNYVLTADIEKMYRQILVHDEDRRYQRILWRKNGKIKTFQLNTLTFGIASSPFLAIRTIQKLADDERSSYPRAAEVIESHLYVDDLLTGTETIDEARKLRDDIISLLALGGFSIRQWASNDKRVINDLPMNALHENFALNTDRALKTLGVSWNTRDDGIYYSTNPIKNIGKITKRSILSEIAKIFDPLGLLGPIILYIKKIMQDVWRCGLQWDESVPQNIYTEWLEFIKQWEAMSRVSFPRKLLIENCQDVQLHGFCDASNVGYGACIYVRSTGECGDTIVRLLCAKSRVAPLKTVTIPRLELCGALIVAQLYKEIKDVLDFPINKIVFWSDSTIVLHWLNTSSYLLKTYVANRVESIQEITGSHEWRHVRTADNPADAISRGQLPRAFTQNKVWSSGPSWLVEEEDKWPKQDPQIIEIPELKKNVCLITEAHDFGFGLINKHASYYKLRKIVAYCRRFRPRNEYSGPLHAKELDEAEIRVLRWLQASRFADEIAKLKKNNLSHTNKIAKLNPFLDENGVIRVGGRLQASNMSFAQKHQILLPSRHSLTDSIIRETHERHYHPGIVTTLHLVRQKFWLLDGRNQVRKIIRSCARCFRFNAQVVEHKMGNLPIARVQEAIPFTNTGIDFCGPFYIKERKYRNRTRIKVYICIFVCMSIKAVHLELVSDLSSEGFIAALRRFIARRGMPAHIHSDNGSNFVGANNQLKELYALFNSEQHQTVLNKFISDHKITWHFIPPAAPHFGGIWESMVKLFKHHFKRVVGDSLFTFEQLNTFITEVEGILNSRPITSLSSDPNDLLVLTPAHYLIGKPLTTLPEGDLSCVPVNRLSVWQHISKIRQDFWARWNLEYLNELQIRNKWTKDGPKLEAGSIVCIKDKNLPCNQWMLGRIVETHPGADGIVRAASIKTATGIIKRAARALCPLPIER